The Exiguobacterium acetylicum genome includes a window with the following:
- a CDS encoding AAA family ATPase: MIIQKVAAGETVAFSLRNGVLRFEDQVEIDLASRQGDIDRTIDVCLDNSLETMREGLGAWYVATIIVPARQQEYIETDEGGEVVDLPLDMQKVILNLWPLPQVYLERKRAEQESEQETSQNEVVEVVE, encoded by the coding sequence ATGATTATTCAAAAAGTGGCAGCCGGTGAAACGGTTGCCTTTTCGCTCCGGAACGGCGTCTTACGTTTTGAGGATCAAGTAGAAATTGATTTGGCATCACGTCAAGGGGATATCGATCGTACGATTGATGTCTGTCTCGATAACAGCCTAGAGACGATGCGCGAAGGACTAGGCGCTTGGTATGTCGCGACAATCATCGTACCAGCGCGTCAACAGGAATACATCGAAACGGACGAGGGGGGCGAAGTAGTCGACCTACCACTCGACATGCAAAAGGTCATCCTGAACTTATGGCCACTCCCGCAAGTGTATCTCGAGCGAAAGCGTGCGGAACAAGAATCGGAGCAAGAAACATCACAAAATGAAGTCGTGGAGGTCGTAGAATAA
- a CDS encoding GPW/gp25 family protein, whose amino-acid sequence MDTYSVSSSVDGAIDYGATGTFATLQSIAFLLSTLVDSCPMHREFGLDPPIDDPTSYARASLSAQIIEKIERSIPEVDVVDVLIEDKPLEGKLSATVKVVITNDSEV is encoded by the coding sequence ATGGACACCTACAGCGTATCGTCATCCGTCGATGGTGCGATTGATTATGGCGCGACGGGCACGTTCGCTACGTTGCAAAGTATCGCGTTCCTCTTATCTACGCTGGTCGATTCTTGTCCTATGCACCGCGAATTCGGATTGGATCCACCAATCGATGATCCGACGTCGTATGCGAGGGCATCTCTATCAGCGCAAATCATCGAGAAAATCGAACGGTCGATTCCAGAGGTCGATGTAGTAGATGTCTTGATTGAAGACAAACCATTAGAAGGCAAGCTATCCGCAACGGTGAAGGTGGTGATTACAAATGACAGCGAGGTTTAA
- a CDS encoding baseplate assembly protein, with the protein MTARFNLPEIEYISSDVEELENLGVSTFEGLIGTTLNEADPRRKLLQSVALVASMLANNIDFTGKQTRLTYAQDDYLDHIGSEREVPRLEAQAAEATFRFEVTNTVPFTIFQGFLIGAGDVQFEIKTDTLVPANIGQIDIVGRCVESGLLGNGYLPGQINQLIEPVPHVAAVSNVTESFGGTDREEDDPYAERIWLSPEGFSTAGPELAYIYHAKSAHQGIIDVATVTPSQGRVVLYVLMEQGALPSTEVLQKVSETCNDKSIRPLTDYVTVAAAVRVPYDLSVSYYLPESARSLQSYYQQQVTDAIHEYHLWQRSKMGRGVDPGELYARIQQAGAKRVIVEPNQFIALAKHQVAFERTINVTFGGFVSD; encoded by the coding sequence ATGACAGCGAGGTTTAACCTGCCAGAAATTGAGTACATCTCGAGTGACGTCGAAGAATTAGAGAACTTAGGTGTCTCGACGTTCGAAGGACTGATCGGAACGACGTTGAATGAAGCCGATCCGCGCCGGAAGTTATTGCAATCGGTCGCACTTGTCGCCTCGATGCTTGCGAATAACATCGATTTCACCGGTAAACAGACCCGCCTGACCTATGCACAAGATGATTACCTTGATCACATCGGTTCGGAACGTGAGGTACCGCGACTGGAAGCGCAAGCGGCAGAAGCTACTTTCCGGTTCGAGGTGACGAATACGGTACCATTCACGATTTTTCAAGGATTTTTGATCGGGGCAGGAGACGTACAGTTCGAGATTAAGACCGATACGCTCGTTCCGGCGAATATCGGACAAATCGATATTGTCGGTCGTTGTGTCGAGAGTGGTTTATTAGGTAACGGTTACCTACCAGGTCAAATCAATCAATTGATTGAACCGGTACCGCACGTCGCAGCTGTCTCTAACGTGACGGAGAGCTTCGGTGGGACAGACCGAGAAGAGGACGACCCGTATGCAGAACGGATTTGGTTATCACCAGAAGGGTTCTCGACGGCAGGTCCTGAACTAGCGTATATCTATCATGCCAAATCCGCGCATCAAGGCATCATCGATGTCGCAACGGTCACCCCATCACAAGGACGTGTCGTTTTGTATGTCTTGATGGAACAAGGTGCACTCCCGTCAACGGAAGTCCTACAAAAGGTCAGTGAGACATGCAACGACAAATCGATTCGTCCGCTAACGGACTACGTGACGGTCGCCGCTGCCGTTCGGGTTCCCTATGACTTGTCGGTATCTTATTACCTGCCAGAAAGCGCACGTTCCTTGCAATCGTATTATCAACAACAGGTGACGGACGCAATCCATGAATACCATCTCTGGCAGCGTTCGAAGATGGGACGGGGCGTAGATCCCGGTGAACTGTATGCACGCATCCAACAGGCAGGCGCGAAACGCGTCATCGTCGAGCCGAACCAGTTCATCGCCTTAGCGAAACATCAGGTCGCGTTCGAACGGACGATCAACGTCACGTTTGGAGGGTTCGTCAGTGATTGA
- a CDS encoding hemolysin, whose translation MSILQPIAVNDLAKTIDTNCVSADFTIGATTYPAKVRRSIVSGDTVIKHVYLTTRSPIGLVSRVRLFNEAGQVYAQINPNVQHEALKGRLFEFKFKLEVT comes from the coding sequence ATGAGTATTCTTCAACCGATTGCAGTCAACGATCTCGCTAAGACGATTGATACGAATTGCGTGTCAGCAGACTTCACGATTGGCGCGACGACCTATCCGGCAAAAGTTCGAAGATCAATTGTTTCCGGTGATACCGTGATCAAGCATGTCTACTTGACGACGCGATCACCAATTGGACTGGTGTCGCGCGTTCGATTATTTAACGAAGCTGGGCAAGTATATGCTCAAATCAACCCGAACGTGCAACACGAAGCCCTCAAAGGAAGATTGTTCGAGTTTAAATTCAAATTGGAGGTGACGTAA
- a CDS encoding phage late control D family protein, whose translation MSSVGRRIRPDVIYDNVNVTTEIEDFIESLSFRDNLSGESDSLSLTLSDREGRWNNQWRPKKGSVLKASLLVSTGWDDSKAKSRFLGIFEIDELGISGPPMTSNVRGLSVPESSSLRKSGKSRAWEKSSLKAIAGAIAKANGMSLYFSADENPSYDRIDQEGQTDLAFLMKLCGDAGLSLKVANKKIIILDEERLEKGTSVMIISRKDKAMKSYSGKDALTTMYRSCSVKYTDPKKKKTYRYVFTPSKAPATSRVLYINEEVKSSAAAATLARKKLREANKDAITFSVVLAGFLNVFAGQVVTLKDFGSFNGKYLVTSMSASVGKGTDTSLELRKCLEGY comes from the coding sequence ATGAGCAGCGTCGGGAGAAGAATTCGACCAGATGTCATCTATGACAATGTCAACGTCACGACTGAGATTGAAGACTTCATCGAGTCGTTGTCTTTCAGAGACAACTTATCGGGTGAATCGGATAGTCTCAGCTTGACGCTCAGTGATCGGGAAGGACGCTGGAACAATCAATGGCGTCCGAAAAAAGGTTCGGTCTTGAAGGCGTCCTTGCTCGTTTCGACGGGATGGGACGACTCGAAAGCGAAATCCCGCTTCCTGGGCATCTTTGAAATTGACGAACTCGGTATCAGTGGACCACCGATGACGTCGAACGTCCGCGGCTTGTCAGTTCCTGAAAGTTCTTCTTTGCGGAAATCTGGTAAGTCACGCGCGTGGGAGAAAAGTAGTCTGAAAGCGATAGCGGGAGCCATCGCGAAAGCGAATGGAATGTCTCTCTACTTTTCAGCAGACGAGAACCCGTCGTACGACCGGATTGACCAGGAAGGACAGACGGATCTGGCGTTTCTGATGAAGTTATGCGGAGATGCTGGTCTGTCCCTGAAGGTAGCGAACAAGAAGATCATCATCTTGGATGAGGAACGTTTGGAAAAAGGAACGAGTGTCATGATCATCTCGCGTAAGGATAAAGCAATGAAGTCATATAGTGGTAAAGACGCTTTGACGACGATGTACCGCTCGTGTTCCGTCAAATATACCGACCCCAAAAAGAAGAAGACCTATCGCTATGTTTTCACGCCATCGAAGGCACCCGCGACGTCTCGCGTCCTTTACATCAATGAAGAGGTCAAATCATCAGCGGCAGCGGCGACGCTTGCTCGTAAAAAGCTACGTGAAGCGAATAAGGATGCGATCACCTTTTCTGTCGTATTGGCAGGGTTCTTGAACGTCTTCGCAGGTCAAGTCGTTACGTTGAAAGATTTCGGGTCATTCAATGGCAAGTATCTCGTCACGTCGATGTCCGCAAGCGTAGGCAAGGGAACTGATACCTCACTCGAATTACGCAAATGCTTGGAGGGATATTAA
- a CDS encoding phage holin family protein, with protein MLGTVVTALFGGWDAALKILVFLMIVDYVTGFLAAYKYKRVNSDVMFWGGIRKGVVFIVVIIAVLLDELINGGLPIVRTLALYYYIAREGLSVAENLGLLNVPMPQQMIDALTQLQGEKEPRTVDTIIETAATQEEQVTPISSEVSIAEVKSDVHHDENQKEAK; from the coding sequence GTGCTAGGTACTGTAGTAACAGCATTGTTTGGAGGTTGGGACGCTGCATTGAAGATTCTAGTATTTTTAATGATTGTCGATTATGTAACGGGATTTTTAGCAGCGTATAAGTACAAACGTGTGAACAGTGATGTCATGTTCTGGGGTGGCATTCGAAAGGGCGTCGTGTTTATCGTCGTCATCATTGCGGTCTTACTCGATGAATTGATCAATGGTGGACTGCCGATTGTCCGGACGCTAGCTTTGTATTATTACATCGCACGAGAAGGACTATCTGTTGCGGAAAATCTAGGTCTCTTGAACGTACCGATGCCGCAACAAATGATTGATGCATTGACACAGCTTCAAGGAGAAAAGGAACCACGCACTGTCGACACGATCATTGAGACAGCAGCCACACAAGAAGAACAGGTCACTCCGATTTCAAGTGAAGTGAGTATTGCAGAAGTGAAGTCGGATGTTCATCACGATGAAAATCAAAAGGAGGCAAAATAA
- a CDS encoding SUMF1/EgtB/PvdO family nonheme iron enzyme, whose product MPFVLSVKDTYRQAVEAASGGRNTVIYDDKGNPSIMVFVPRFNLADVIDGAPASPHPAFIVNGVVKDGIWISKYQNIIHDGRAYSLPGMNPATNLNIDAASAACKAKGTGWHLMTNAEWAAIALWCKKNGFLPRGNNAFGKDHASTHESGRLVNPSTPDKVLTGSGPVAWSHDGTTSGIYDLNGNVSEFVDGLRLVNGKIWTHKDNDFGTDPNSLATWVDTGVFIDSTLPGSADTTATRAPGSIQFAADRTNSMSTLGDLDNVYVYNFQTFELMPSKSGYTVPELLKYLAVAPTAGSHGLDTLEVRNYGTRIAFRGGDWSSGSATGLFFLNVARPRTQLSSTAGFRSAFIG is encoded by the coding sequence ATGCCATTCGTACTCTCAGTAAAAGACACGTATCGTCAAGCAGTAGAAGCCGCGTCCGGCGGTCGAAATACCGTCATATATGACGACAAAGGCAATCCATCCATCATGGTGTTCGTACCACGTTTCAATTTAGCGGACGTCATCGACGGCGCACCAGCATCCCCACACCCGGCGTTCATCGTCAATGGTGTCGTCAAGGACGGGATTTGGATTTCTAAGTATCAGAACATCATTCATGATGGACGAGCGTACAGTCTCCCTGGCATGAACCCAGCCACTAATCTAAACATCGATGCAGCTTCAGCAGCTTGCAAAGCAAAAGGAACAGGCTGGCACTTGATGACAAATGCCGAATGGGCGGCCATCGCACTATGGTGTAAGAAAAATGGATTTTTGCCACGAGGAAACAATGCTTTTGGTAAAGATCATGCATCAACTCATGAATCTGGTCGACTCGTGAATCCGAGCACACCGGATAAGGTGTTAACCGGATCTGGTCCTGTAGCGTGGTCTCATGATGGTACAACATCTGGAATTTACGATTTAAACGGAAATGTAAGTGAATTTGTTGATGGTCTTCGACTCGTAAACGGAAAAATTTGGACGCACAAAGACAATGATTTTGGAACGGATCCGAATAGCTTAGCAACATGGGTTGATACTGGCGTATTTATTGACAGTACATTACCCGGAAGTGCGGATACAACTGCTACAAGAGCGCCTGGATCTATTCAATTTGCAGCAGATCGAACAAATTCAATGTCGACACTTGGTGATTTAGATAATGTCTACGTCTATAACTTCCAGACGTTTGAATTAATGCCATCAAAAAGTGGTTACACTGTTCCGGAATTATTAAAATACTTGGCAGTCGCTCCGACTGCAGGATCTCATGGTTTAGATACCTTAGAAGTTCGTAACTATGGGACAAGAATCGCATTTCGTGGTGGTGACTGGTCTAGTGGTTCAGCAACTGGACTGTTTTTCTTAAATGTTGCGCGTCCTCGTACACAGCTATCTTCAACAGCTGGATTCCGGTCTGCATTCATTGGTTGA
- a CDS encoding phage tail protein produces the protein MRIGSFAGVVFEVSSKKALTFDDFSRSSSARWAVHDINLQKPLPEFVGAGQESVSFKVLLKGSHGVNPESTMKKLRAFRDAGKYSSLIIGSKPVTSGYFYLEDIQETHRNIDNRGVSHTIEATLTLKEYPKNKPVRNKPKKKPPAKKPTKKSTTGTATVKVGMLNCRVSPNLNARIVRVLRKGYSFKVYKIVSGSGIKWYYLGNGQYVSAVSTYTNFKKS, from the coding sequence ATGCGGATTGGAAGTTTTGCTGGTGTCGTGTTCGAGGTCTCTTCGAAGAAAGCGTTGACCTTCGACGACTTCTCGCGGTCCAGTAGTGCCCGTTGGGCGGTACATGACATCAATCTTCAGAAGCCACTCCCCGAATTCGTGGGAGCTGGTCAAGAAAGTGTCAGCTTTAAGGTGCTGCTCAAAGGATCGCATGGTGTCAATCCGGAATCGACGATGAAGAAGCTGCGCGCTTTTCGAGATGCAGGCAAGTACTCCTCGTTGATCATCGGAAGCAAACCGGTCACGAGTGGATACTTCTACTTGGAAGATATTCAAGAGACACACCGGAACATCGACAACAGAGGCGTATCGCATACGATCGAAGCGACATTGACCCTGAAGGAATATCCGAAGAATAAGCCAGTCCGGAACAAACCGAAGAAGAAACCGCCTGCGAAAAAACCGACGAAGAAATCAACGACCGGTACCGCTACGGTGAAAGTCGGGATGTTGAACTGTCGGGTCAGTCCGAACTTGAATGCCCGGATTGTCCGCGTCTTGCGGAAGGGCTATTCGTTCAAGGTGTACAAGATCGTATCAGGTAGCGGCATCAAATGGTATTATCTCGGGAACGGTCAGTACGTCTCAGCTGTTTCGACGTATACCAACTTTAAAAAATCGTGA
- a CDS encoding phage baseplate assembly protein V, protein MRLLDHGYVTAIYPDRATVRVRFEDKGSDDVVSRELSMLVRGAQKDKDIWYPDIDELVLCCFLEGTSKRGYVLGSAYNEVDLPPTKVKTKRHLQFKDGAFVEYDEKTKKMTVNLHPDGELIVNGTIKANAFVTK, encoded by the coding sequence ATGCGGTTGCTGGATCATGGATATGTTACGGCCATCTATCCGGATCGTGCGACGGTCCGCGTCCGGTTCGAAGACAAAGGGTCAGATGACGTCGTGTCGCGTGAACTCTCGATGCTCGTCCGTGGTGCGCAAAAGGATAAAGACATCTGGTATCCGGACATCGATGAACTCGTTTTGTGTTGCTTTTTAGAAGGGACATCCAAGCGAGGGTACGTGTTAGGGAGTGCCTATAACGAGGTAGATCTACCACCGACGAAGGTCAAGACGAAACGACATCTGCAGTTCAAGGATGGTGCGTTCGTCGAATACGACGAGAAAACCAAAAAGATGACGGTCAACCTACATCCGGATGGCGAATTGATTGTCAATGGCACGATCAAGGCGAATGCCTTCGTCACGAAATGA
- a CDS encoding signal transduction protein gives MSQLHRSRFYEPTEWEDRVLDDQNGSVLVQGTPIDEENMNNLEAGVLIGHYDIGLLAMIATQIATSNEFELQKLKKQKFLQGKATITNTTVDNGYYRSADPVVMVALTGFPQANAPDYEVIVTPNDPADAGTLSVIEKTQNGFKVMSTSTSKSISFTWTLLNPQIS, from the coding sequence ATGTCACAATTACATCGCAGTCGTTTTTATGAACCAACCGAATGGGAAGACCGGGTCCTAGACGATCAGAACGGATCTGTCCTCGTACAAGGGACGCCGATTGACGAAGAAAACATGAACAACTTAGAAGCGGGCGTCTTGATTGGTCATTATGATATCGGTCTGCTCGCCATGATTGCAACTCAAATCGCTACGTCGAACGAATTCGAATTACAGAAGTTGAAGAAGCAGAAGTTCTTGCAAGGAAAAGCGACAATCACGAATACAACGGTAGACAATGGCTATTACCGTTCAGCTGATCCGGTCGTCATGGTCGCCTTGACCGGGTTCCCACAAGCCAATGCACCGGACTATGAAGTCATCGTGACACCGAACGATCCAGCAGATGCTGGGACGTTGAGCGTTATCGAGAAAACGCAGAACGGGTTCAAGGTCATGTCGACTAGCACGTCTAAATCGATTTCGTTTACCTGGACCTTGCTCAACCCACAAATTTCATGA
- a CDS encoding phage tail protein I, with the protein MIDLNNFSLNDILPASIKNNEENHALAEAITLMLQQVFDETSILDPRMPLAERLLDIVAKENHVDYYDETLSPDQKRQLIRNSWRIHRRKGTVAAIEEVVSILLDRAQIVEWFDYDGEPYFFKIEIDGPLRSEKDLPVVFRAVNANKRFSSRLEAIWFKRGEGIYYRVIYKNGKIHIHPVIAVRCGIRMPGRSTLVLSRAVSSYKNGTGAIRISGSIFSGEKENHVNVGRKNDTTLFVVEERSLGTASVPQVANELLNGFTGTATQEEVGWQSAQQAGTASPPKTSYQSSNDGVLEDALNRTQSTYKGGLSTLSFSGVTYTTKGENG; encoded by the coding sequence GTGATTGATCTCAATAATTTTTCACTCAATGACATCCTGCCAGCATCGATTAAGAATAACGAAGAAAACCATGCGCTTGCCGAAGCCATCACATTGATGTTGCAGCAGGTATTTGATGAGACATCGATACTGGATCCACGGATGCCGCTTGCTGAACGCTTACTGGATATCGTCGCTAAAGAAAATCACGTCGATTATTACGACGAGACTCTATCGCCGGATCAAAAACGACAACTGATCCGGAACTCATGGCGAATCCACCGCCGGAAGGGAACAGTCGCCGCCATCGAAGAAGTAGTATCGATTCTCTTGGATCGTGCCCAAATCGTCGAGTGGTTTGATTATGACGGAGAACCCTACTTCTTCAAGATCGAGATTGATGGGCCGCTACGGAGCGAGAAAGACTTGCCTGTCGTTTTCCGTGCAGTCAACGCCAACAAACGGTTTAGTTCTCGTCTCGAAGCCATCTGGTTCAAGCGTGGTGAAGGGATTTATTACCGCGTCATCTATAAAAACGGTAAGATTCATATCCATCCGGTCATCGCTGTCCGCTGCGGGATTCGAATGCCCGGACGCTCAACGCTCGTCCTCTCACGAGCAGTCAGCTCGTACAAAAACGGAACGGGTGCGATTCGGATCAGCGGCAGTATCTTCTCCGGAGAAAAAGAAAATCACGTAAACGTCGGTCGAAAAAACGACACGACGCTTTTTGTCGTGGAAGAACGGAGTCTTGGAACCGCATCGGTGCCGCAAGTGGCAAATGAATTGCTGAACGGATTTACGGGAACGGCGACCCAAGAAGAGGTGGGGTGGCAATCCGCACAACAAGCCGGAACGGCGAGTCCACCGAAGACATCCTACCAGTCGAGTAACGACGGCGTGCTGGAAGACGCCTTGAACCGGACGCAAAGTACGTATAAAGGTGGATTGTCCACGTTGTCGTTCTCAGGCGTCACGTATACAACGAAAGGAGAAAACGGATGA
- a CDS encoding phage tail protein produces MKTYVTLSGDTFDRIALRELGSEYLFPEIVASNPRHRLTLIFSAGVSLQIPEPPQEMIYTDEPEWLEGDGDAEMTEPSLGAGAYG; encoded by the coding sequence ATGAAAACCTATGTCACGTTGTCGGGCGATACGTTTGATCGGATCGCCCTACGCGAACTTGGAAGTGAATATTTGTTCCCGGAGATTGTAGCGAGTAATCCGCGGCATCGTCTGACCCTCATCTTTTCAGCGGGTGTGTCGTTGCAAATCCCGGAACCACCACAAGAAATGATCTACACAGATGAACCCGAATGGCTCGAAGGCGATGGGGATGCCGAAATGACGGAACCATCACTCGGGGCAGGTGCATACGGATGA